A region of Solanum dulcamara chromosome 7, daSolDulc1.2, whole genome shotgun sequence DNA encodes the following proteins:
- the LOC129894578 gene encoding putative glucan endo-1,3-beta-glucosidase GVI: MQRLCVLLFVFASVTLSFGFEGIGVNYGLLGNNLPPPAQVINLLKSRNIQKIRIFDPNPDVLKALEVSAISVILGTRNEDLQALASDPTFATNWVLTNVIPYASLIKFTQISVGNEVIPGPLATFVLGAMQNLDSAIRAASNYYIPVTTTISLQVLGTSYPPSNGAFSEDANQFLQPIAQFLATKQYPLLANVYPYFAYAGNSAQIQLDYALIKNTGSVVSDGQFQYNNLFDAMVDSLYAALEKVGQPTLNVVVTETGWPSAGDVYATIDNAQTYANNLIAHVSSGQGTPRRPGKDVETYIFALFNENQKPAGVEENFGLFYPDMTEVYHVNFTPKKN, encoded by the exons ATGCAGCGTCTTTGCGTCTTGTTATTTGTCTTTGCTTCTGTAACTTTAAGCTTCG gttTTGAAGGAATTGGTGTGAACTATGGGCTTCTGGGAAATAATCTACCACCACCAGCCCAAGTTATCAATCTCTTAAAGTCCAGAAACATTCAAAAGATCCGAATTTTCGATCCGAACCCGGATGTGTTAAAGGCACTAGAGGTTTCTGCCATTTCAGTAATTCTTGGTACTCGAAATGAAGACTTGCAAGCACTAGCAAGTGATCCAACATTTGCAACAAATTGGGTACTCACTAACGTTATTCCATATGCTTCACTTATTAAATTTACTCAAATATCAGTAGGTAATGAAGTGATACCAGGACCATTAGCAACTTTTGTATTAGGAGCGATGCAAAATCTAGACTCAGCAATTAGAGCGGCCTCTAACTATTATATACCCGTTACGACAACAATCTCGTTACAAGTTTTAGGAACCTCGTATCCTCCTTCGAATGGCGCCTTCTCCGAGGATGCCAACCAATTCCTACAACCAATTGCGCAATTTTTAGCTACAAAGCAATATCCGTTACTGGCTAATGTCTATCCTTATTTTGCCTATGCTGGAAATTCTGCTCAAATTCAATTAGATTATGCACTTATAAAAAATACGGGTTCGGTTGTAAGTGACGGACAATTCCAATACAATAACTTGTTTGATGCAATGGTGGACTCTTTGTATGCGGCATTGGAAAAAGTTGGACAACCAACGCTAAACGTTGTGGTTACGGAAACAGGATGGCCGAGTGCTGGCGATGTTTATGCAACTATAGACAATGCACAAACATATGCAAACAATTTGATTGCACATGTTTCATCTGGACAAGGAACTCCTAGGAGGCCTGGAAAAGATGTGGAGACGTACATTTTTGCTCTGTTCAACGAGAACCAAAAGCCTGCTGGTGTCGAGGAGAATTTTGGTTTATTCTACCCCGATATGACTGAAGTTTATCACGTCAACTTTACACCCAAGAAGAATTGA